Proteins encoded within one genomic window of Granulicella pectinivorans:
- the metG gene encoding methionine--tRNA ligase, protein MSDIAQSAPQKFYLTTPIYYVNARPHIGHAYSTIVGDVIARRHRLLGDDTYFLTGTDEHGQKIERSAAAAGVPPQEFADGVSKTFSDLWKRMGITHDGFIRTTEERHKKGVQKLFAALKERGAIYLDTYTGQYCVSDEAFVDVAQGERCPDCGNMTETITESNYYFKLSEYGERLAGLIESGELLIQPEARRNEVLSFVKSGLKDQSISRTSFKWGVPVPGDEEHVIYVWFDALVNYMTGVGYGSDEPAEIAKFEKYWPADLHLVGKEIIRFHCVYWPAFLMAAGLPIPKSIVANGWLLFEESKMSKSKGNVVRTETILDAFGGLKPDLPKKEQDLFGADVLRYFLLREIPFGQDGSFSFDSLVTRYNADLANGYGNLVSRTLKLIEQSLQSVIPYVDLPAVPDVDRDEEAWESYAFGRSNPEAMWSGNQTPFETLYQLVRNTVSLSKFQSELYSGFALNALLAEIQKIIALADGYISSRAPWKLAKQDSVEARRELEEVLYCSAQAIQIITGLLYPVMPYATSKVWEQLGLGDIEEAARNGELKDLQWGGLKPGTKLGVLAPIFPRADKGLIQVMSEVEANKVVPKSAFTDEVVPAAPVVDATHPAAGPRTFGEEGAGAHVGGSAAESTERVGTPSHTEAVASGVFAASALASAVPDTPQIAIDDFVKVDLRVAQIVVAERIPKADKLLRLEVDLGYEKRQILSGIAEWYTPEDLIGRKIVIIANLAPRKMRGLESRGMLLAASEGENGKPVLATFGEEIAVGTRLR, encoded by the coding sequence ATGTCTGATATTGCACAGTCCGCCCCGCAGAAGTTTTACCTGACGACCCCGATTTACTACGTGAACGCCCGGCCGCACATCGGGCATGCCTACTCGACGATTGTGGGGGACGTGATTGCGCGGCGTCACCGGCTGCTGGGGGACGACACGTATTTCCTGACCGGGACCGATGAGCACGGGCAGAAGATCGAGCGGTCGGCGGCAGCGGCGGGTGTGCCTCCGCAGGAGTTTGCCGATGGGGTGTCGAAGACGTTCTCGGACCTTTGGAAGCGGATGGGGATTACGCATGATGGGTTCATTCGCACGACCGAGGAGCGGCATAAGAAGGGCGTGCAGAAGCTGTTTGCCGCGCTGAAGGAGCGCGGGGCGATTTACCTGGATACGTATACGGGGCAGTATTGCGTGTCGGATGAGGCGTTCGTCGATGTTGCGCAGGGGGAGCGGTGCCCTGACTGCGGGAACATGACGGAGACGATCACGGAGTCGAACTACTACTTCAAGCTTTCGGAGTATGGGGAGAGGCTGGCGGGGCTGATCGAGTCGGGTGAGTTGCTGATTCAGCCGGAGGCTCGGCGGAATGAGGTGCTCTCGTTTGTGAAGAGCGGACTGAAGGATCAGTCGATCTCACGGACGAGCTTCAAGTGGGGCGTGCCGGTTCCGGGCGATGAAGAGCATGTGATTTATGTGTGGTTCGATGCGCTGGTGAACTACATGACGGGCGTTGGGTATGGCTCGGATGAGCCGGCGGAGATTGCCAAGTTTGAGAAGTACTGGCCGGCGGATTTGCACCTTGTCGGTAAGGAGATTATCCGGTTTCACTGTGTGTATTGGCCGGCGTTTTTGATGGCGGCTGGGCTGCCGATTCCGAAGTCGATTGTGGCGAATGGGTGGCTGCTGTTTGAAGAGTCGAAGATGTCGAAGTCCAAAGGGAACGTCGTTCGGACGGAGACGATTCTGGATGCGTTTGGTGGTTTGAAGCCGGATCTGCCGAAGAAGGAGCAGGATCTTTTTGGGGCGGATGTGCTGCGGTATTTTCTGCTGCGGGAGATTCCGTTTGGGCAGGATGGGAGCTTCTCGTTCGACTCGCTGGTGACGCGGTATAACGCGGATTTGGCGAACGGGTATGGGAATCTGGTGAGCCGGACGCTGAAGCTGATTGAACAAAGCCTTCAATCTGTGATTCCTTATGTTGATCTTCCAGCAGTTCCTGACGTAGATCGTGATGAGGAAGCTTGGGAGTCATATGCATTCGGAAGGTCGAATCCTGAGGCGATGTGGTCAGGCAACCAAACGCCTTTTGAGACGCTTTATCAATTAGTGCGAAACACGGTCAGCTTGTCGAAATTTCAGAGCGAACTCTACTCTGGGTTTGCACTGAACGCTCTGCTCGCAGAGATTCAAAAGATCATTGCCTTGGCTGATGGATACATTTCTTCCAGGGCACCTTGGAAATTGGCGAAACAGGATAGCGTTGAAGCGCGACGTGAGCTTGAAGAAGTTCTGTACTGCTCCGCACAGGCGATCCAGATCATTACCGGATTGTTGTATCCGGTAATGCCGTATGCGACTTCTAAGGTTTGGGAGCAGCTTGGGCTTGGGGATATTGAAGAGGCCGCCAGAAACGGTGAGTTGAAGGATTTGCAGTGGGGCGGTTTGAAGCCCGGTACGAAGCTTGGGGTGCTTGCCCCTATTTTTCCGCGAGCGGATAAAGGATTGATTCAGGTTATGAGTGAAGTGGAAGCGAACAAGGTGGTTCCGAAGTCTGCGTTTACCGATGAGGTTGTGCCGGCGGCTCCCGTTGTGGATGCGACGCATCCGGCGGCTGGGCCACGGACGTTTGGGGAAGAGGGCGCGGGTGCGCATGTTGGGGGATCGGCCGCAGAGTCGACGGAGCGGGTGGGGACGCCTTCGCATACGGAGGCTGTGGCTTCGGGGGTGTTTGCGGCCTCAGCGTTGGCTTCGGCTGTGCCGGATACTCCGCAGATTGCGATTGACGATTTTGTGAAGGTGGATCTGCGGGTGGCGCAGATTGTGGTCGCGGAGAGGATTCCGAAGGCCGACAAGCTGCTTCGTTTGGAGGTGGACCTGGGGTATGAGAAGAGGCAGATTCTTTCGGGGATCGCGGAGTGGTATACGCCGGAGGATCTGATTGGGCGGAAGATCGTGATTATCGCGAACCTGGCCCCGCGGAAGATGCGGGGGTTGGAGTCGCGTGGGATGTTGCTGGCGGCGAGCGAGGGCGAGAACGGGAAGCCGGTGCTGGCTACGTTCGGGGAAGAGATCGCCGTGGGTACCCGGCTGCGGTAG
- a CDS encoding acyltransferase family protein yields MNQPRLFTTLDGMRGIAALGVVVLHRAGILGRFHASHGHLAVDFFFLLSGFVLTFAYQKRLDSGWPTREFLKVRLVRLYPLYGLAMLMGCVSYAMISTVGMASMWQAQSLSRLGLGLLLVPIFWNRWVLYPLNFPLWSVIFEIVANVVHASVFRRRSWRFVAAFTVAGFLGLCALLFHFRSINYGVRNPHAVWGLVRLLFGYTSGMLLYRVWRSGWVRVKLPSVCVVALLLGVLVIPVPQARIALYELVCVVVVFPVILLLGVSTEPPQVLVGTFRALGVASYAVYVVQEPWYQFLNRVWMLVPGHGELTSSWVSGTLYLGTLMGLALILDRFYDGPVRAWMTQAMTARRPAAMRKKVPPVAA; encoded by the coding sequence TTGAATCAGCCTCGGCTTTTCACGACGCTCGATGGTATGCGTGGCATCGCCGCTCTGGGCGTTGTGGTGCTTCATCGTGCAGGAATTCTGGGACGATTTCATGCATCCCATGGGCACCTGGCGGTGGACTTTTTCTTTCTGCTGAGCGGGTTTGTGTTGACGTTCGCGTACCAGAAGAGGCTGGATAGCGGCTGGCCGACGAGGGAGTTTCTGAAGGTGCGGCTGGTGCGGTTGTATCCGTTGTATGGTCTGGCGATGCTGATGGGATGCGTATCGTACGCGATGATCTCGACGGTCGGCATGGCGTCGATGTGGCAAGCGCAGTCGTTGAGCAGGCTGGGGCTGGGGCTGCTGCTGGTGCCGATCTTCTGGAACCGCTGGGTTTTGTATCCGCTGAATTTTCCGCTGTGGTCGGTGATCTTCGAGATCGTGGCGAATGTGGTGCATGCGTCCGTGTTTCGGCGGCGGAGTTGGCGGTTTGTCGCGGCGTTCACGGTTGCGGGTTTTTTGGGGCTTTGCGCGCTCTTGTTCCACTTTCGATCGATCAACTATGGGGTGCGGAATCCGCATGCAGTGTGGGGGCTGGTGCGTCTGCTGTTCGGATATACATCGGGGATGTTGCTGTACCGGGTGTGGAGGTCGGGCTGGGTGAGGGTGAAGCTTCCCTCGGTGTGTGTGGTGGCTCTTCTGCTGGGCGTGCTGGTTATTCCGGTTCCGCAGGCGAGGATAGCGTTGTATGAATTGGTGTGCGTGGTGGTGGTGTTTCCTGTGATTTTGCTGCTGGGGGTTTCGACGGAGCCACCGCAGGTGTTGGTGGGGACGTTTCGTGCGCTTGGTGTGGCTTCGTACGCGGTGTATGTGGTGCAGGAGCCCTGGTACCAGTTTTTGAACCGGGTTTGGATGCTGGTTCCGGGACACGGGGAGCTCACGTCGAGTTGGGTGTCCGGGACGCTCTACCTGGGGACGCTGATGGGACTGGCACTGATTCTCGACCGGTTCTACGATGGGCCGGTGCGGGCCTGGATGACGCAGGCGATGACGGCGCGGCGGCCGGCCGCGATGCGGAAGAAGGTTCCGCCGGTCGCGGCCTAG
- a CDS encoding cupin domain-containing protein: MNRRDLITSLSALALAPAAESQPLPNPSDPILGTPRVFLYEDLPTRKNPNGSESRQVTQGTFLTGEYVSIHESTIPVGATPNPLHQHRPSDILLIREGTVAFEHDGKSEKVGPGGVILATSMTAHTIRNIGNVPARYFVIGVSHESPKQLV; this comes from the coding sequence ATGAACCGCCGCGACCTAATCACCAGCCTCTCCGCCCTGGCTCTAGCCCCCGCCGCCGAATCCCAGCCCCTCCCCAACCCCAGCGACCCCATCCTCGGCACCCCCCGCGTCTTCCTCTACGAAGATCTCCCCACCAGGAAGAACCCCAACGGAAGCGAATCCCGACAGGTCACCCAGGGCACCTTCCTCACCGGCGAGTACGTCTCCATCCACGAGTCCACCATCCCCGTCGGAGCCACCCCCAACCCCCTCCACCAGCACCGCCCCTCCGACATCCTCCTCATCCGCGAGGGCACCGTAGCCTTCGAGCACGACGGCAAATCGGAAAAAGTAGGCCCTGGCGGCGTCATCCTCGCCACCTCCATGACCGCCCACACCATCCGCAACATCGGCAACGTCCCCGCCCGCTACTTCGTCATCGGAGTAAGCCACGAGTCCCCCAAGCAACTCGTCTAG
- a CDS encoding glycine--tRNA ligase subunit alpha: MSVEVKKKALTFQELLFTLQRFWAERGCVLQQPYDVEVGAGTMSPDTFLRVLGPKPVRIAYAQPSRRPADGRYGENPNRLFRHTQFQVILKPPPARVQEMYLESLEAIGINLKEHDIKFEEDNWEWPVGGAWGVGWQVMLDGLEITQFTYFQQCGGMDLDPICGEITYGLERIAGFLQDVDSIYDIVWAVEPDTGREVTYGEMRLAEEEQFSAYGFDYASVPSLWKHLELYEEECLAILETSKGYDGMDALTTKRFPVLGAYELALKCSHLFNLLDARGAISVTERVGVMARIRTLVLGVAKAYVGQGEALTAGKRD, encoded by the coding sequence ATGAGCGTGGAAGTGAAGAAGAAGGCGTTGACGTTTCAGGAGCTGTTGTTCACGTTGCAGAGGTTCTGGGCGGAGCGGGGATGTGTGTTGCAGCAGCCGTATGACGTGGAGGTTGGCGCGGGGACGATGTCGCCGGATACGTTTCTGCGGGTGTTGGGGCCTAAGCCGGTGCGGATTGCGTATGCGCAGCCCTCGCGTCGGCCGGCCGACGGACGGTACGGGGAGAATCCGAACCGTCTGTTCCGGCATACGCAGTTTCAGGTGATTCTGAAACCGCCACCGGCGCGTGTGCAGGAGATGTATCTCGAATCGCTCGAGGCGATCGGGATCAACCTTAAGGAACACGACATCAAGTTCGAGGAAGACAACTGGGAGTGGCCGGTTGGCGGGGCTTGGGGCGTGGGCTGGCAGGTGATGCTGGACGGGCTGGAGATCACGCAGTTCACGTACTTCCAGCAGTGCGGCGGGATGGATCTGGACCCGATCTGCGGGGAGATTACGTATGGGCTGGAGAGGATCGCAGGGTTCCTGCAGGATGTGGATTCGATCTATGACATCGTGTGGGCCGTGGAGCCGGATACCGGGCGCGAAGTGACGTACGGGGAGATGCGGCTGGCGGAGGAAGAGCAGTTTTCGGCCTATGGGTTCGACTATGCCTCCGTGCCTTCGCTTTGGAAGCATCTGGAGCTGTATGAAGAGGAGTGCCTGGCGATCCTTGAGACGTCGAAGGGCTATGACGGGATGGATGCGCTGACGACGAAGCGTTTCCCGGTGCTGGGGGCTTATGAGCTGGCGCTGAAGTGCTCACATCTGTTCAATTTGCTGGATGCTCGGGGAGCGATTTCCGTTACGGAGCGGGTTGGTGTGATGGCCCGAATTCGGACGCTGGTGCTGGGCGTGGCTAAGGCTTATGTGGGCCAGGGCGAGGCGCTGACGGCAGGGAAAAGGGATTAG
- the glyS gene encoding glycine--tRNA ligase subunit beta, whose product MDFLFEIGLEEVPARMIAGAEAELLKRVTGLLERERLVAAGAVAKSFSTPRRLAVLVSDVTEKQEDLSEEMMGPSAKIAYKDGVATPAAEAFARKAGVGVGELRTVTTAKGEYLAATVVKAGKTAAQVIQAELPKELAGIYWAKNMYWRAGKPEKFVRPVRWMVAMLGGEGLSVGFAGFVSNDVTYGHRVLFGAERVELSAPAEYEGKLLEAKVIVDVEARRHRIRKELDRVCRTVPAMRWREDHALVDKMTHLTEWPSVILGSFDAAYLDLPEEVLVTVMRDHQNYFAVEDAAGKLAPYFLAVLNTEADEAGQAVIRHGNERVLRARFNDARFFWEFDQRTALLDRMSLLENVTFQKDLGSYAKKSEQVWQLCRLLLEKAETRGVQADFNALHDAAKLAKTDLTAELVKEFTELQGVIGGLYARAQGISEKAAVAIYDQYKPTSMEDSIPRSIEGALLAIADKANTIAGMFGLGLEPTGSKDPFALRRAANGIVKILAEMPVGLTLGDVAFRAASGQEELSRKIEVFFAERLEFYLREAKGQAYDVVKAVLVVRADDVRDAVARALAVTAVRGGADFAAVSSAFKRMKNILAQAAEKGFAAAAVVDVALLTDAEELALAEAAAELAPRVASLRGAGDYVGALEAIAGLRPQVDAFFEAVMVMSPDEAVRGNRLALLGKVLGDFSGIAEFSEIVVAG is encoded by the coding sequence ATGGATTTCTTGTTTGAGATTGGTTTGGAAGAGGTTCCGGCGCGGATGATTGCGGGTGCCGAGGCGGAGTTGTTGAAGCGGGTGACGGGGCTGCTGGAGCGGGAGAGGCTGGTTGCGGCGGGCGCAGTCGCCAAGAGCTTTTCTACGCCGCGACGGCTGGCGGTGCTGGTTTCGGATGTTACGGAGAAGCAGGAGGACCTGTCGGAGGAGATGATGGGGCCTTCGGCGAAGATCGCGTACAAGGACGGCGTGGCTACTCCGGCGGCGGAGGCGTTTGCGCGCAAGGCGGGCGTAGGCGTGGGGGAGTTGAGGACCGTTACGACGGCCAAGGGTGAGTATCTGGCGGCTACTGTCGTGAAGGCGGGGAAGACGGCGGCGCAGGTGATCCAGGCGGAACTGCCGAAGGAGCTCGCGGGGATCTACTGGGCGAAGAATATGTACTGGCGTGCTGGAAAGCCGGAGAAGTTTGTGCGTCCGGTGCGTTGGATGGTGGCGATGCTGGGCGGCGAGGGGCTGTCGGTGGGCTTCGCGGGATTTGTATCGAACGATGTTACGTATGGGCATCGGGTGCTGTTTGGCGCGGAGCGGGTTGAGCTGAGTGCGCCGGCGGAGTATGAAGGGAAGCTGCTGGAGGCGAAGGTCATCGTCGACGTCGAGGCGCGGCGGCACAGGATTCGCAAGGAGCTGGACCGGGTGTGCAGGACCGTGCCAGCGATGCGGTGGCGCGAGGACCATGCGCTGGTGGACAAGATGACGCACCTGACGGAGTGGCCTTCGGTGATTCTGGGCAGCTTCGATGCGGCGTATCTGGATCTGCCGGAAGAGGTGCTGGTGACGGTGATGCGGGATCACCAGAACTACTTTGCGGTGGAGGATGCCGCGGGCAAGCTGGCTCCTTATTTCCTGGCGGTGCTGAATACGGAGGCCGATGAGGCTGGGCAGGCTGTGATCCGGCATGGCAATGAGCGAGTGCTGCGAGCGCGGTTCAACGATGCGCGGTTCTTCTGGGAGTTCGATCAGAGGACGGCTTTGCTGGACAGGATGTCGCTGCTCGAGAACGTTACGTTTCAGAAGGATTTGGGAAGTTACGCGAAGAAGTCGGAGCAGGTTTGGCAGCTTTGCCGTCTGCTGCTGGAGAAAGCTGAGACGCGTGGGGTGCAGGCGGACTTCAATGCTTTGCATGATGCCGCGAAGCTGGCGAAGACCGATCTTACGGCTGAATTGGTAAAGGAGTTTACGGAGCTTCAGGGCGTGATCGGCGGCTTATATGCGCGGGCTCAGGGTATCTCGGAGAAGGCCGCTGTGGCCATCTATGACCAGTACAAACCGACGTCGATGGAGGATTCGATTCCCCGGTCGATCGAGGGGGCTTTGCTGGCGATTGCGGACAAGGCGAACACGATTGCGGGGATGTTCGGGCTGGGGCTGGAACCGACGGGATCGAAGGATCCGTTTGCGTTGCGGCGGGCTGCGAACGGGATTGTGAAGATTCTGGCTGAGATGCCCGTTGGTCTGACGCTGGGCGATGTGGCGTTTCGTGCTGCCTCCGGACAGGAAGAGCTCTCGCGCAAAATCGAGGTCTTCTTTGCGGAGCGTTTGGAGTTCTATCTGCGCGAGGCAAAGGGGCAGGCTTACGACGTCGTCAAGGCTGTGCTGGTGGTCCGCGCGGATGATGTGCGCGATGCCGTGGCTCGGGCTTTGGCGGTCACGGCGGTGCGTGGCGGCGCGGACTTTGCGGCGGTGTCGTCGGCTTTCAAGAGGATGAAGAATATTCTTGCACAGGCGGCGGAGAAGGGCTTCGCCGCTGCTGCGGTGGTCGATGTTGCTTTGCTGACGGATGCTGAGGAGCTGGCACTGGCTGAGGCTGCGGCGGAGTTGGCTCCGCGGGTGGCTTCGCTGCGTGGAGCTGGCGACTATGTCGGGGCGCTGGAGGCGATCGCCGGGCTTCGGCCGCAGGTGGATGCGTTCTTCGAGGCGGTGATGGTGATGTCTCCGGATGAGGCGGTGCGAGGGAACCGGCTGGCGCTGCTGGGTAAGGTGCTGGGGGATTTCTCGGGGATCGCGGAGTTTTCGGAGATTGTGGTGGCGGGGTAG
- a CDS encoding DUF2199 domain-containing protein, which translates to MGSELATGFDCSVCGLHHDVLPLSYSVKAPLAVLRVAPEEIDERIVMTADQCVIDGREFYLRGRIPVPVHGLEEPFIWGVWAEVGPKDFFRSNELWSTPGREVEPAFKGYLDSDLFIFGNTINLEVMVETQVVGRRPHFTVIDPAHGLARDQREGMSMERVVEIAEMILHRGEESSD; encoded by the coding sequence ATGGGAAGTGAACTGGCTACGGGTTTTGATTGTTCGGTGTGCGGGTTGCACCATGATGTGCTTCCGCTGAGCTATAGCGTGAAGGCTCCGCTTGCGGTTTTACGGGTGGCTCCGGAGGAGATCGACGAGCGGATTGTGATGACGGCGGATCAGTGCGTGATCGATGGGAGGGAGTTTTATCTCCGAGGGAGGATTCCTGTGCCTGTGCATGGGTTGGAGGAGCCATTTATCTGGGGCGTCTGGGCGGAGGTTGGGCCCAAGGACTTTTTCCGTAGCAATGAGCTTTGGTCGACTCCGGGGCGCGAGGTGGAGCCGGCATTCAAGGGATACCTGGACTCTGATCTGTTTATCTTTGGGAACACGATCAACCTGGAGGTGATGGTCGAGACGCAGGTTGTGGGGCGTCGTCCGCACTTCACGGTGATCGATCCGGCGCATGGGCTGGCGCGGGACCAGAGAGAGGGGATGTCGATGGAACGGGTGGTGGAGATTGCCGAGATGATTCTGCACCGCGGGGAGGAATCCAGCGACTGA
- a CDS encoding LptA/OstA family protein: MMRTSVEKLRLGLVAVAALLVLVVAGFLSYAHYRSKNFIKNLPKTLGANITREANGYTWSQTVQGRTVFTLHAAKLEQKQDGKYTLHDVGIVLYGRKQDRTDRIYGNEFEYDQQAGIVRGVGEVHMDLQAPASSANGERKDQPVGGDEAGMIHVLTSGLVYLEKLGVAATSEDIEFSQKEMKGWAHGADYNADSGVLVLQSAVRMNGLTKSGPVVMTASRAEWNRRQQVLNLTQVKSVTTGETIEAEHAVVNLTQAGQPQRMEADGHVSVARAEGGLLQSARADVAFWPNGKAKDARFNGGVVYTDDDDAKHARGTSDAAHVVFDGAGLADRMVMTGGAELQMRQKAAASDAWSQKNVSGQTVDVALGAAAGPAGKRQIRDAEATGGARVVAVSEGVKTRTEMTGDDLKAHFLAGNRVERVEGTGHTVLHQLNAEGVDEVSSGDTTELLFRAATVKGRAKTASSVAAGAEELVSAVQVGHVSTVRKRMKVKTVGAAPVLVEERATADRAAFDADLDQVTLTGGVQLTNVGSTLWGGKVVVERGTGNATAEGGVRVNYAQVAKDGKDGEPVHVLADHAELKRGTPVVKGAKNAPDDVAFFYGVTGKPARLWQGGSQVQAPVLKFEEGVKRLTANGPGPGMVVHTVLVGAAKAVVVPKADAPKKDGKGPGVVRVASREMVYTDGLREVVFSGGVVVEDAGGSMKAQKATAYLSQPPSTAGAVGKTLEVGSSAAPRNDKTAKTDQPFLGGSVERVVAVGKVEIDQPGKHGAGEELVYTASDQMFVLTGTKETPPRMEDETRGTVTGESIRFHSGDDSVVVTGESIEQGKGKAAGKRTETRVKQ, translated from the coding sequence ATGATGCGTACGAGTGTGGAGAAGCTTCGGTTGGGTCTGGTCGCGGTCGCGGCTTTGCTCGTGCTGGTGGTCGCGGGATTTCTGTCCTATGCGCACTATCGCTCGAAAAACTTTATCAAGAACCTGCCGAAGACGTTGGGCGCGAATATTACGCGGGAGGCCAACGGCTACACATGGTCGCAGACGGTGCAGGGGCGGACCGTGTTTACGCTGCATGCGGCCAAGCTGGAGCAGAAGCAGGATGGCAAGTACACGCTGCACGATGTGGGGATCGTGCTGTACGGGCGGAAGCAGGACCGCACCGACCGGATCTATGGCAACGAGTTCGAGTACGACCAGCAGGCGGGAATCGTAAGGGGGGTGGGTGAGGTGCATATGGACCTGCAGGCTCCTGCCTCCAGTGCGAATGGGGAGCGCAAAGACCAGCCGGTGGGGGGCGACGAGGCCGGGATGATTCATGTGCTGACGAGTGGGCTGGTGTATCTGGAAAAGCTGGGGGTGGCGGCGACGAGCGAGGATATCGAGTTTTCACAGAAGGAGATGAAGGGCTGGGCGCATGGGGCGGACTATAACGCGGACTCCGGCGTGCTGGTGCTGCAGTCGGCGGTGAGGATGAATGGACTGACGAAGAGCGGGCCTGTGGTGATGACGGCCAGCCGCGCGGAGTGGAATCGCCGGCAGCAGGTGCTGAACTTGACGCAGGTGAAGTCGGTGACGACCGGGGAGACGATCGAGGCTGAGCATGCGGTGGTGAACCTGACGCAGGCGGGGCAGCCGCAGAGGATGGAAGCGGACGGACATGTGTCGGTCGCACGGGCGGAGGGAGGACTGTTGCAGTCGGCACGGGCGGACGTGGCGTTTTGGCCGAATGGGAAGGCCAAGGACGCACGGTTCAACGGTGGTGTGGTCTATACGGATGATGACGACGCCAAGCATGCGCGGGGGACGTCCGACGCGGCTCATGTGGTGTTCGATGGTGCGGGGCTGGCGGACCGGATGGTGATGACGGGTGGGGCTGAGCTGCAGATGCGGCAGAAGGCTGCGGCGAGCGATGCGTGGAGCCAGAAGAATGTGAGTGGGCAGACGGTGGATGTGGCGCTGGGAGCTGCCGCGGGTCCGGCTGGGAAGAGGCAGATTCGAGATGCGGAGGCCACAGGCGGAGCCCGGGTTGTTGCGGTGAGCGAGGGAGTGAAGACGCGGACCGAGATGACGGGGGACGATTTGAAGGCGCACTTCCTGGCAGGGAACCGGGTGGAGCGGGTGGAGGGAACGGGGCACACGGTATTGCACCAGTTGAATGCGGAGGGCGTGGATGAGGTGAGTTCGGGGGATACGACGGAACTGCTGTTTCGCGCAGCTACGGTGAAAGGGAGGGCCAAAACGGCTTCGAGTGTTGCGGCTGGAGCCGAGGAGCTGGTGAGTGCGGTGCAGGTGGGGCATGTGTCCACGGTGCGGAAACGGATGAAGGTGAAGACGGTGGGTGCGGCTCCGGTGCTGGTGGAGGAAAGGGCGACGGCGGATCGAGCGGCGTTCGATGCGGACCTGGACCAGGTGACGCTGACGGGCGGTGTGCAGTTGACGAATGTGGGAAGCACGCTTTGGGGCGGCAAGGTGGTGGTCGAGCGTGGGACGGGGAACGCTACGGCCGAGGGTGGGGTTCGGGTGAACTATGCGCAGGTGGCGAAGGATGGGAAGGATGGCGAGCCGGTGCATGTCCTGGCGGATCATGCAGAGCTGAAGCGGGGGACGCCGGTGGTGAAGGGTGCGAAGAACGCTCCGGACGATGTGGCCTTCTTTTATGGCGTGACGGGGAAGCCGGCGCGGCTGTGGCAGGGGGGATCGCAGGTGCAGGCTCCGGTGCTGAAGTTTGAGGAGGGGGTGAAGAGGCTCACGGCGAATGGGCCTGGACCGGGGATGGTGGTGCATACGGTTCTGGTTGGGGCTGCGAAGGCTGTCGTTGTGCCCAAGGCGGATGCCCCGAAGAAGGACGGCAAGGGGCCTGGTGTGGTACGGGTGGCGAGTCGCGAGATGGTCTATACCGATGGGCTGCGTGAGGTGGTGTTTTCGGGTGGAGTGGTGGTTGAGGACGCGGGTGGAAGCATGAAGGCGCAGAAGGCGACTGCTTATCTCTCGCAGCCACCATCTACGGCGGGAGCTGTGGGGAAGACCTTAGAAGTGGGTTCGTCCGCTGCGCCACGAAATGACAAGACCGCTAAGACGGATCAGCCCTTTCTTGGTGGGAGCGTGGAGCGTGTGGTGGCGGTGGGAAAGGTCGAGATCGATCAGCCGGGTAAGCACGGGGCGGGTGAGGAGCTGGTGTACACGGCGAGCGACCAGATGTTTGTGCTGACGGGAACGAAGGAGACTCCGCCTAGAATGGAGGATGAGACGCGCGGGACGGTGACGGGTGAGTCGATCCGGTTCCATTCGGGCGATGACAGCGTCGTTGTGACGGGCGAGAGCATCGAACAGGGGAAGGGTAAGGCCGCGGGCAAGCGGACGGAGACGAGAGTGAAGCAGTGA